The DNA sequence AGTCCAAGTAAAGATTAGATGGATCTCATAATTTACACCCAACAAAATTCTCCTCAAAAACCACCTTTATGAAATGAGCGAGATTGGTGACAATGTTCATGCTGTTAGGTTTTTAATGGGATATAGCCTACTATATAACTATTTAACTTATTTCAAAATTAAATAAGTTATAACAGGTAATAAGTTGTAATATCATAAACACAATCTCTAGTCATAATTGTAAATTATTGTAAAGCCTGTTAAAATGTTGACACATGCCTATAATCGGATAATAacgcttgcacagtattttggggggacctgagagtacatcagatagggcctatatcgaattgcattttaaatacgaggaatgtccttctgatatcaaataattttgattttttttaattatttgaatttgatattccctagggtgcaacttgctagacttgagtccagtcctcgtttacggagtttagggttggggtagggcagtcttgtaataagactattagagttgcaccctattcggcaatcgctcctttTGATATGTTaatgttaataatttgccataaaattggtattaggGGCCTACACCGCgaattacaaaaaaatcaaaacatgctgTGCAAAAGTTGCTATCCGAGCCTTTAGCATATGTTCAAAAAGTTTATGCAAACTATATAAATAATGTATAAAAAAATCTATGCACTTTAGTCATGTTAGAGTAGCATGATACATAACAGCTttgtatttttcttaatttcCATATTAATGTACTCTAAGCAacaaatttattattttgtaaacaaaaacacacacaaatcgaGGACAATGTAAACCTAAAGCATACATTAATAATCAAAAAGTTGATACCATACCAGTGTATGTTTCAACCCTAGATTTAAACTCCAATTGCCTCACATACATGATCGCTATAGAAGTGTAGGCTTTCCACACCTTGGATTACCATGCATGGTCGTCATCAGTGTGTGCTTTCCATATCCTGGATTACCACGAATGGTCGCTAGCGCTAACAACATTGTTAAGTCAACTCGCCCTGGATTTATACATCGAATTGTCGCTATACAGTGTCACTATCTGTATCTGATACAGTGTATAGGGGCTCCAATAACCATGAAACATCTTGACAAAACCAtgctttacataattattttcagtTTTAAATGTTTGTGCGTGAGTTTTTCAGTGTGCTatatagcagtggcgtagcgtgggtcatccgattggggggcaccgggttggggggcaccgggtctgattgggggcacaagccgtttttcggccattttcctatgggatttttaaaatttcagatcgattgggggcacccccgtgcccctatgacgctacgccactgtgctaTAGCAATAactggatttatttattttaggcTATGGCAGGTTTGAGTTGAATGTCATGGTGACAGGTAAAAACACGCTTTTACCCGGCACCTTTTTAACTGATTTTCGCTTTCTTTTTGTCTCTCCTAGGCCTACGGTTTCGCGGGCTGCACAAAATTTACCAGCGGGCTGGAGGTTGCCTATCCCTGCTCATTTTAATTaaatagtaaacatggtaaagcagTATGATAAACCAAAAGTGTGTTTGTTCCAGTAATAGATAATCTAGTCATCATTTTGTAGGCGATGCAATAAAACATCTTCTTTTTAGCCAAAATATGTTTTGGATGTTTAAAAGGTTTAGGTTTGTAATTATACCTTGGCtatagacatttttgaaaatacacACAGATTCCCTTCTCCAATGATAATATCGCAAAACCCATTTTGAATAGGGGGCTTTTCTTTTATAGTAATAAATATCTTACACCCTAGTTTCACACCACGTCAATTACGATATTATCATTCTAATACCACATAGTGACGAACAACACACAACTATAAACCGACCACATCCGCACTCCCCTGTATTTGACTACAGTGGGCGACATTATCGATTTTTTTGCCCAGCAAAGTCGTTTGTGCCTTGGTCGCTATTCGCGCTCGGCGAATCGCGTAAGGCGCTTCATGGGTTAGACAGGGACGGTTTATACTGTATAGTAATCTAGGATACGTATTATACACACTGTTCTTTGATTGTCAAATACATTATTAAATTCATACTTTTATTGTATATTCTTGTATCTATAATgttagaaaatgaaaataattttgatattatacAATTGAAAGAACACACTTGTCTGTCTGAgtatttattgtttctttttgtaATGAGCATTTATCGTGTTTTACTGGTAACACGTGTTGAAttcttatacattttataattatagCGTCCGTTAGCTTGAAATTTGATTATAATTTATAACTTTCACTAACTTGTTTATCTTATTTCGTGTTCTTTAGCACTCAACGAGAAATCATTTAGattgtttagggagtgttcaccTTGGTGGCAGTTGTAAAAAGTAAGGGGCACAAAAGTGTGGAATCTCTAAAAAGAAGGTAAAAAGTTTAGGTCATCTGAAGAGGAAACCGTGGTACTTAAGATATATATCCTTTCCACTTTGAACGTCATTGCTATCAGTTTTGCTTCCATTAGGCCATATTATCATACAGATGTCTTGCTTTGTTTTGATCTTTTATTACTTGTATGCGCTTTTAGTGTACAGCTTTCaaatgttatataattatttagGATGTTGATATTTATTTCCTTAGGCCCTGATATCTACTCGGATCTTGCACCCTGTACTCAGTATAGCCATCTTCAGATACATTGACGGATCCGTGGTTTTCATCCATCCTTGCGCCGTTGGTTCTAAAACGTACAAAGGAAgtataataaataaagaaaatagatattggtaaataaataatacgataaataatcatttaaaaataaGTACAGTAAATAACTAAATTGTTACCCGAATAAGGTCATGGCATAGCTTCCTTTTTAGccaattttattttttggccACCGCCTCCTCAAACTCCATCGCCTTGTATCACTGCAAAAGTCATTGACCAATCGGGTTATGAATTGCGAGTACAAAAAAGTTATACAATTATCTAATTATCTAATAATCAGGGTATACGGTAACGATGGAAATCCTACGTACTTTGGTCACCACACCGAAAATCACTCATTTGTTGGCAAAACCCTTATACTTGCAGACAGTAAAGTTCACTTAGCCATCTTCCAGTAAGTATTTTGATCGTAATCTGGAGATTAGTTGGAACAATATATTTGGTGGCacccgtcactcagaagacccgttACTCAGAAGGCCCGCTATTCAGAAAATCCGTCAAATTCTGAATCGAGgacttgttttcatttaaaatgacaaGCTAACCAGAAGACCCACTAAATCAGAAATCCCGTTAAACAGGATCCCGTTAAAATacttctgagtagcgggccttctgattaacggaCCCTTTgcagggttagtgttagggtcaggttaggggttaggttaggggttagggttggaaACAGCCCGCTTGTCAGAAATAAAATTCTGAGTAGCGAgacttttacataaaattcaataaaaagcccactattcagaaagtccgttattcagaaggcccgctactcagaaaattctgactagcgggccttctgaataatgtgttttctgaatagcgggtcttctaactaccgggtcttctgagtgacgggctGCACCCATATATTCAAGGAAGATAAAAAAGAGTTTTTGTACCCGTCGAGTATCAGGAGAAATTAGTCAAGAGCAAGTTTTACGACAAGCAATAATTTCATCAATATGAAATGCAACAAGACCATATCCCTAGTGTGGTTTGACCCAAATTTGTTCTaaagttatatttaaaaaaatacacataacaatgcaatatttatatatttataaaactTACTGTCGAATGCCTTCATTCCGAAGATCTGGAAGCGCCTGTGTGTATCCGTAGTCGTCAACGTCACCTTCCTGATCATGCTGTCCGCCAGTTGCTTGTTGCATCTGTCTTGATCTGTGGTTGATGGGGACCCGATCAGGAAGCGGTACAATATACCCATTGTCATAATCATCATCAGTTAGCGTGCTGTTGTTAGTGAAAGCGTTGTTTGGTCTTTCTCCTGGATTGTTGGTCTGATGGTCCTGCGCGGACATATGAGGCAATGAATGTTGTGCCTGCTGGTGTGACTGAATAATCCTAGTATTGGCATTTGCTTGTGATTTGCGGCGTTGAAAACTAATGCCCTGTGTGTAAGCGAAATACATCAAACCTTCTACAACGAGAACGACGATGACAGTTACGGCAGCAGTAATTCCCACTACCTTGGCTGTGAAGCTTTGGCTTTGACATGCACATGATGAACCAACAGTGGTCAGGATATCAGTATTACCTGATATCGCGGATTGCACTGTGGTCATAAACTGCATGTTGGAATTTGGAGCTACAAATAAGTTTGTCTGCCCTGGAAGTAAGACTTGCCGCAGGCTCGTGACTTCGGAATCGAAGTACGAGCACCAGTATTTGCCAGCATCATTTAGTGTGGTTCCACTTATATGTAATAAGCAAATATGTATGGCATCCGACTCATTTACCCCATTTTGAATCCGTTCATACTCAAACGTATATACGCCATGACTACCTTTAGGGCTCATGACATGTTCTGTCATATTCTCTTCTGCGAAGAAAAACCTGGAGTCATCAATGTTATTTGCTGTCCAATCTACAATCCACGAAATACGGTCTCTCGTAGTCTGTCTACCTGTCAATGTGCAGTTTAATGTCAACGAGTCACCTTCTACAACCAGTTTATCAGAAAGTTCTTTTGACAGAAGCTTAATTTGACCGAGTACATTCCTTATACTGAAGACACACATAAAAATTGTAACTTTCATTCtgaattcaatcattttttgTAACAATTGTCAGATTTAATATACCACACACAAAATAAAAGAGAGCTTAGAATAAATGTCCAAGTATCTCTGCTTCGAAAACAACAACTATATATATACAACAGCAATGACAACAGAAAATAAACTTGATGACAGCGAATAAACACGAACATATATACCCAGCTGCGCAACGATTTACCTGAATGAATAATTTACATGAACTTGATTATTCAAAATTATtgacccaaaaaacaaaacaaagatctATCACAGGACGTATAGCAAGTAATATGCCCAATAAAAGAGACAAACCTGGTTCCTCGATCAAAAAAACAGGTTATtcaccgagaaacctggtttctCGATTGAGAAACCAGGTTATTCAAAAACCTCGTCAAGTTTTTGTAAAAAAACTTGGTTTCTTTTtcgaaaaaaaaacaggtttatcgAAAAAGTAGCTTTTTCAATGGAGAAACAAAGTTCATAAAAtcgagaaaccaggtttatcgaatTTGAAACGCCAAAATACCCCTCTTTCGGTGAAAAACTTGGCTTCTTGATCGAGAAAGCATGTTTTTGGACCAAGAAACTAGGTTTTCAAAACTTGGCTTCTCAAATCGATAAACATTTTTTGAGTTTCAAAAGCACATGCTGTATTTGAAAAGTCCGGTTTtaaaaaaacctggttttcgtttTTCGATCAAGAAACAATATTTCTCATTGTGGATAATACGGGCCATACACAGACGTGTAATCCGACAGGTTGTTCCGAGACGTGGGAAGCCCGATCATCAGTGctggcccttttaacatctcattTATGTcctttatttcattttcgcttttgctagGGATCCTGAACCCGCAGGGCCCACGgacttaagcccgatcctgactccacttcgtagcgcgatgcgatgcttttcaaacatcgcagcatcgcgcgatgcaattaaaatgtacattttaatttcgtctcacgatgttgcgatgttttaaaagcatttggggtctgcatctccttttaaggtcattctaccgaatTTGATTTCCAGCGtgtacggctgcgatatcgcagcgcgatgcgaaaaagttgaacattgttcaactttttcgaggaccaaaatttccaccacgcgatgagaattttcaccgctgacctcgtaaaaacctggctcagattacagtttttatagcatcgcagccatagacataccacctagttTGTCTGggatcgcagcatcgcatcgcgctgcgatttggagtcaggatcgggctttagtcCACCCTGTCCACTCGCTTGCTACGCCCCTCATCGATCACCGTAATTTTATCAGTTGTGGAGGCTTTCTTCTGCTCGAgtataaaaacagcaaaactgGTTTTTGTATAGTCTTATTCGTCAAGA is a window from the Amphiura filiformis chromosome 12, Afil_fr2py, whole genome shotgun sequence genome containing:
- the LOC140166083 gene encoding uncharacterized protein, which gives rise to MIEFRMKVTIFMCVFSIRNVLGQIKLLSKELSDKLVVEGDSLTLNCTLTGRQTTRDRISWIVDWTANNIDDSRFFFAEENMTEHVMSPKGSHGVYTFEYERIQNGVNESDAIHICLLHISGTTLNDAGKYWCSYFDSEVTSLRQVLLPGQTNLFVAPNSNMQFMTTVQSAISGNTDILTTVGSSCACQSQSFTAKVVGITAAVTVIVVLVVEGLMYFAYTQGISFQRRKSQANANTRIIQSHQQAQHSLPHMSAQDHQTNNPGERPNNAFTNNSTLTDDDYDNGYIVPLPDRVPINHRSRQMQQATGGQHDQEGDVDDYGYTQALPDLRNEGIRQTNGARMDENHGSVNVSEDGYTEYRVQDPSRYQGLRK